From Candidatus Hydrogenedentota bacterium, one genomic window encodes:
- a CDS encoding glycosyltransferase family 39 protein has protein sequence MNLLRRYFYPIPFAVCAVFFAILLSINGRYGFYHDELYFIDCAKHLDWGYVDHPPLVPWITWLAGKVFGYSSWGIRVPLAIALSMNAYLTVVLATRLGGGTVARYGALYCFFLAPVMPRAAMFLNIPTFEMTFYLLIALTLLTILQKDSQRLWLLVGALAGLALLNKHTTLFFGFALALGLLFTPQRNALRQPWIWLGGLIALLIVTPNLLWQYQHDWATLEFIQNLNQGTMRQIPRWEFLLSQLLFINPFNAAFFVGAVVYFRSEAGQRARLLGWIILIFLAVLLVFHAKHYYFAPLFPLIMAAGAVTYERWMEDNPGFWLRRGQPVLACLLMAPFLVALMPLLPKPQLLWYEAHIFRPVFGDTAGLMRDYYNQMNWEEEVAQIAQIFHDLPESDQAQCAILTNHYGMAGSINYWGESYGLPEVQSGSNNYYLWGQGNTRGAVAVAYGYDRPLLEQVYGEVTEVGRTRRPFVDGDKADLPIYVCRTLKMTWPEAWPLFKRFI, from the coding sequence ATGAACCTCCTCAGACGCTATTTCTATCCCATCCCCTTCGCGGTCTGTGCGGTTTTCTTCGCGATCCTGCTCTCCATCAACGGGCGCTACGGCTTTTACCACGACGAGCTCTATTTCATCGATTGTGCGAAGCACCTCGACTGGGGCTATGTCGATCACCCGCCCCTGGTCCCATGGATTACCTGGCTCGCCGGCAAGGTCTTTGGATACTCGTCCTGGGGCATTCGCGTTCCCCTTGCCATCGCCCTTTCCATGAACGCCTACCTCACCGTCGTCCTGGCCACACGACTCGGCGGTGGAACCGTGGCCCGCTATGGCGCACTCTATTGCTTTTTCCTCGCCCCCGTCATGCCCCGCGCCGCCATGTTCCTGAACATTCCCACGTTTGAAATGACCTTCTACCTCCTGATCGCTCTGACCCTGCTCACCATTCTTCAGAAGGACAGCCAGCGCCTGTGGCTGCTCGTCGGCGCGCTCGCGGGGCTGGCCCTGCTCAACAAACACACCACGCTCTTCTTCGGCTTCGCCCTGGCCCTCGGACTGCTCTTCACGCCCCAGCGCAACGCCTTGCGGCAGCCCTGGATCTGGCTGGGCGGGCTTATAGCGTTGCTCATCGTTACGCCCAATCTGCTGTGGCAATACCAACACGATTGGGCCACTCTGGAGTTCATTCAGAATCTAAACCAGGGCACCATGCGCCAGATCCCCCGCTGGGAGTTCCTGCTCTCCCAACTTCTCTTCATCAACCCATTCAACGCCGCCTTCTTCGTCGGCGCCGTCGTCTACTTTCGCTCCGAGGCGGGCCAACGCGCCCGGCTCCTTGGCTGGATCATCCTCATCTTCCTCGCCGTCCTGCTGGTTTTCCATGCGAAGCACTACTACTTCGCGCCTCTGTTTCCCCTGATCATGGCTGCGGGCGCCGTAACCTATGAGCGGTGGATGGAAGACAATCCGGGGTTCTGGCTGCGTCGAGGACAGCCAGTACTGGCCTGTCTGCTCATGGCGCCCTTTCTGGTTGCGCTCATGCCCCTGCTTCCCAAGCCCCAGTTACTATGGTACGAGGCACACATCTTCAGGCCGGTCTTTGGTGACACCGCCGGGCTGATGCGAGACTACTACAATCAGATGAACTGGGAAGAGGAAGTCGCGCAGATTGCACAAATATTCCATGATCTGCCCGAATCGGATCAGGCCCAATGCGCAATCCTGACCAATCACTACGGCATGGCCGGCTCGATCAATTACTGGGGAGAATCATACGGTTTACCGGAAGTGCAGTCCGGCAGCAATAACTACTATCTCTGGGGACAGGGAAACACCCGTGGCGCGGTGGCTGTGGCGTACGGCTATGATCGACCCCTGTTGGAGCAGGTCTATGGGGAAGTTACGGAAGTGGGGAGGACGCGGCG